gatattttatacaagttgaCATAAAAGTATTAGTGACATTCATCTACAGTTTCCCTAAATTGGACATTAGAAGTAGTGCTGGGTATAGAAACTTTTACAGTACAGAAAGATCAGGGTGCATAGCGACACATGTGAAATCtggctattgttatttttacCTTCAGGCAAATGTCCAACTTCTCCAACACAGACACATCGAGGCCAAGAGGAAAAGGTACTTCATAATGTaaaaacttttttgttttacttaaaAAAATCTTTTTGACAAACTGCATAGACCAAATGCAATTAGGTACATAAGAATGTCTTCGACCTCAGGTAGATTTATCACAAACGTACACATAGAAATACAGTGACGTTACACTGCTGAAATATTAACTGCTCGATAATAGAACCGGAGTCAAAGCCAGGTAGTTTTTTCTCGCTCAGGGAAAATATGTTTACAGTATTTTTTGATAAGAAAATGCATAATATTGGTAACTTCAAGAGTAGAACCTTGAAGGAAACAGATGTAGCGTCTATCAAGAAATATCTGACGATTTCTGACTGGAATCAAATCTGACAAAATCTGACAAAAACAAGAcagaaataaagaaaaagaaaatatacagatttttggcaaaaaaaaatgaaaagggaAATGAATGGAATGGAGAAAACAAAAGGAGTCATACATATCACCTTCATTGCATTCTAAGGAAAAGTGATTTATCTAAACCATGACAAATGCCAGATTTCCCACTTAGCAAAACAACCCATATACAGTAGAAGGACACAGAAAGAAAGTGCGTTTTTATGAAAACAATGTGCTAAACAAAATCATTCCCAGGACTGTTATAAAAGAAAACACCTCTACATGTTCACAGTAATGTTCCATACAAATACATCCAAAggcaaaaacaatcctgaaaaAATAATCTCTACAAAACAATGATGACCAGTCGTACTCCAGTGCATTCTTCATCATCACCAGTGTTGAAAACATCCGTACAATAAAAAACacataattatttttgaaaatgtggtgtagaaaaaaaagacaaaaaaccAATGTGGCCCTGCCAACAATGTAATCTCAATGgaatgaaatgaaaacaataTCACAAAGTTGAAGGACAGAATCATTTACCCTTCATTTATTTATGGTTTTGGTATATGTGTTTTTGGACGCTAGTAGCGGCAGTACAAAACCTTTACATACAAATGTGTCCCTGTATGCCACTTTCACATCCCGTTACTGCCCACGCAGGAAAGTATTATTACCAAAGAACACTGGGAGAAATAAAAGGAATCTGATTAAAGCAAGGCCCTGGCTATCATGCAATAATCATCCATGCAGAACTTCGCCATGTCTACTCTCTAAATAATCAGATACTACTGTATGCAATGCAACAAAGAACAAAACAAATCGTTGTCTTGCATCCGGACTGACCTCATGTTTGTCCACAAAGAGCACACATGATCGTCAAACAGATTTCTCAAACCTTCTCTGTTTCAGTTGGGGCTGATGCATCTGTGTTTGGCCCTTGGATGTCTTTATCACTCGGGTTTGTGAGCCCAAGGCTGTGTTTGTGTTCAGCAGTGCAGCATACACAGGAGGCGGAGGTAATCATGTGGGTAACCTCTCAGCTTCGTCTACACGGAGCACAAGAATGAAAACAGGAAGAGCATTTTTTGTATCCAGTGAGATTTGTTTTGTATTTGAGATTTGCGAGATGGATGATGCAGCACAtttcattcaaagtgattgattgTCTGACCTGTTGGCGAGGGTGTATTGTCCTCCCCTGGCGCAGTAAACTGTAGATCGGGGCTCAGAGCAGCGATGGAGCTCCGGGAGACGGATGCAGCGGTCACCTGAGAAACTTCTGCGGAGTAACGCCTGAAGCAAGACGTGTGAGACTAGTTAGGGTTATACGTCATAGTGGCCCATGCCCAAAAAAGGTTGGCACCACTGATctggtttttattttatatccaATTCGATTCTGCATCTTGAAACTTTGCAATAAAAAAGAACTGCAATAAAGGAAGGTGGCTTGTACATGTAAACCTAAAGAAGTATTTATATTTCAAGATGCAATAACTTAACAAAAAAGGGGGACAGtgacaaagaaaataaataaatagcacaTTGTACGGAAGCCCTGCAAGGCAAGAAAGAACGAAAATATGGTCACTCAGGTAAAAAAAGGTTTAAATTAGGTAAGTTGGATAAATAGTTGTGACAAAACAATTGTTCAAcctcttttttatatatatatgacaaAATAACATACTTAAATTCTTTCCTGTCGAAGTATTTTCTTTTCAACCGACAAAACTTTTCCGGCTGATCCACAgatgaaaaaaaacatttaagtaACTAATAAAGATTATCAAAGCAAAAAAAATGTTCACCTGTTCTTAAGTCATAAACACAGGGTAAAAACTTTGTAGACAAGACTTAGAAAAGAAGTTGGTACGATATTTGTACTTATTTATCAACCTCAGGGCTTCCGTACATCTTACAATGATAAATATTAAAAGTATGCGTATGGTCAAAACAATGTCTCAGAAGGAAGGTGATGTTTTCATGTAGGAGCTGGATAAATGACAGGACGTAGTGGTTGGCTTGCCTTGCGTGTCAGGGGGCTGGTGGGGGCCGAGGCGCTGCTGTAGAGGCTGAGGCTGGAGTTGGACCTGCTGACAGTCAAACCCTTAGAAGTGCTTCCTCCAGGAGACAAGTACTTCTCCTTGATCTTCAGGTTGGTCCTGCCTTTCACTGTTGGCGACACAGCAGGGAGATTTAACAGGATGCAGCCACTCTCATTCCAAAAGCAAAACCTCTCTATAAAAACTAACTATAGACGTCATGGAACACGCTGACATGTTTGAGCAGTTTTTATTATGCACCCTAATCATctaaaaatgctacaactatactgtaaagtagcatggcACCAACGTAAAATAACAACCTAAGACAAAAGCTGGATGTCTTGATATATTTGTAAAAAAATAATCTGATACCATAAAGGTCTTTAGCTCAAGGGACACTGTTtgaataccttaaaggggacctatgatCTGGAGGTTATGATCTGTTGTATGTGTGGAGAATAGATTGTGTAACAGAAGTAGATGTAGCTAACGTCCCGTCCCCCAGTTTTTCCCCTAAATGCTGTTTGAGGCTTCAGGTTTGGCCCTTTTGCCCtcaccatcttggtttttgGTAGCAAGAAGTGACTATATTTGGATAACAGGGTAAAGCTATAGGTGGGGAAATGCACTGCTACGCCTCTGTTCTGACTCAAAGTTTGCGGTATTAGCAACTTGTCAATCACAAGGAGGCCCTGTCCTAAAGCATAGCCTGCTTCAACATCTGTTTTAGTCTAAACAGGACCTTCATTTACCAAATTAACATCATGCTGTATTGAAGAGTACTTGAAACCAGCTATCGAGACAGTACATTTATAAGGAACATATTTAATGTGGTAATAAATCATGTTTTCAACGACTGCTATACAATCAGTTTTTGTTACAAAAACAAGTCTGCGGAAAGGTCTTAACTTTGCAATCTTGGCTTTACTTTTCCGTCCCAGAGGTTATGTCCATTGGAGCAGTTAGTATCACTTTTAGTCAAGCCAGGTGCTGACGACTTGTCAAATAGCAGTATAATATGAAATATAGtttgcaaaaataaaacatgttcttGCTTATATTCAGAATTTAGCAGcttgtttcaaatgtatttgtgtatgGATGTTGCAACTGTACAGAGCTTTGGCAAAACTGTATGTAATTATGGTCATGCTAATGAagctattgaattgaattgagtgGTGTACTGACCTCTGCAGGGGTCATTCTTGACCAGGAACTCATCTAGAGCCGTCCAGCCCCCTCCCACCCTGACCATCAGTGTGCTACGCAGGATACGAACCATCCGCAACTGTTGGGATTCTCCAAACTGCAAATGAAAACATATTGTTAGTTACAGTTTTGGAAGCAGTTGTGGCCCTAGCATCTCATATTTGAATCATTGTCCTTTAAAAAATACTCACCCTGTATCTATTGGCACTTATTTGCTCCACTTGGAATCTCTTTGGACAGTTACACTGTGATACCTGTCGACTCACCTAAAGAGGGCAAAAGTACAGTGCCACAATACATAAAACACAGTAATAAATCACGTGACTGTTTGTGTTTTCTTGTTGTTTAAATTGTTCATACCTCTTCATTGATTTGATCTGCATCTAGTGTTCTCCTGTAGGGATCTCTGCTCGGGTGAAGCGCACTCACAAACTCATAGTAGTCAATGAAGCCGTCACTGTTCACGTCGAAGATGTGTGCCACTGCGTGCATCTCCAGAGAGTTGGTGGGAAATTCTACATGTGGAGGAGgagattattttattacatcgAAATGTTAAAGCAACATTTGACTATAACACTGATAGTATACAAAAAAATCCTTTGTAGCAGAATTATTTAAAAACTCAGAATGttcaaattaaaacattttaatagGCTGGAATACTATTAAATGCCGTTTAAATCAGTATT
This genomic window from Pseudochaenichthys georgianus chromosome 16, fPseGeo1.2, whole genome shotgun sequence contains:
- the LOC117460633 gene encoding microtubule-actin cross-linking factor 1, isoforms 6/7-like — encoded protein: MEELNKKFPEVEHATKACKHKSITKLQISPSKRPITKRRSTLKLQPVVPIPLEHLDPQTPELSQLVGQWQKLWLLAVARQTRLEQQQQTLKEMEEFANFDFNIWRKRYMLWISHLKSRILDVFRSIDRDEDGRISQKEFADYVLNSKFPTNSLEMHAVAHIFDVNSDGFIDYYEFVSALHPSRDPYRRTLDADQINEEVSRQVSQCNCPKRFQVEQISANRYRFGESQQLRMVRILRSTLMVRVGGGWTALDEFLVKNDPCRVKGRTNLKIKEKYLSPGGSTSKGLTVSRSNSSLSLYSSASAPTSPLTRKNR